A region of Crinalium epipsammum PCC 9333 DNA encodes the following proteins:
- a CDS encoding tetracycline resistance MFS efflux pump: MNNRKVHFILFVSVLVDTIGFGLMLPLLPFYALKFGASISTVTLLFSVYSLLQFISAPLWGKMSDRFGRRPTLLFSLIGSSLAFLWLSQANALWMLFGCRILEGIMAASFLLAMVYISDITTKENRTKGMAIVGAAFGLGLCLGPAISSFLVGSDSQNPNLMLPPLIASGMSLLGFTIALLGLPEPIKTQARTIEKPRRFDLTRLVEILNTPSTGLLLLLSFLMMLVGLGTLAILALWSNQKLGWGPKEIGYVYIFWGVMSVIVQTKLVEPLTKRFGEANSLFGGLVVFGFGVFLIPFSTNLALVLGAVSLTSSGFFLCRPLLNSLLSQSAGAKQQGEVLGLAESVSTLGRIIGPLGAGFIFGSFGSYWPFWSGAIIMAVASILGWQVATASNLSSAVSKQRQRKMKKLFDLLDHNKNGVIEPIDFEQGFQAIADIRGWTLDSPDYSIVHSFWIGLQNKMQSLMDTNGDGIITMDEWLEYMTSRLDHNFADSFTKLIDSNEDGENSLKKLKMFYQGYRIDTSQAKAVFEQFDINQDKNVSQDEISKILDQFMYSDELEESVNLAVAS, translated from the coding sequence ATGAATAACCGCAAAGTACATTTTATTTTGTTTGTAAGCGTATTGGTAGATACGATTGGTTTTGGTTTAATGCTCCCGTTACTACCATTTTACGCTCTGAAGTTTGGAGCTTCAATTAGCACAGTCACGCTACTTTTTAGCGTATATTCGTTGCTCCAATTTATCAGCGCCCCTTTATGGGGTAAGATGAGCGATCGCTTTGGCCGCCGTCCAACGTTATTGTTCAGCCTAATCGGTAGTAGTTTAGCTTTTCTGTGGTTGAGCCAAGCGAATGCGCTGTGGATGCTATTTGGTTGTCGCATCTTGGAAGGCATCATGGCAGCGAGCTTCCTGCTAGCAATGGTGTATATTTCTGACATTACCACCAAGGAAAATCGAACCAAAGGCATGGCTATAGTTGGAGCCGCATTTGGACTAGGCTTATGTTTGGGCCCTGCTATTAGCTCTTTTTTGGTTGGTTCGGACTCTCAAAATCCCAACTTGATGCTGCCACCTTTAATTGCATCTGGTATGTCACTGTTGGGATTTACCATTGCCTTGTTAGGTCTGCCTGAACCTATAAAGACTCAAGCCAGAACTATTGAAAAGCCACGCCGATTCGACCTTACGAGGTTGGTCGAGATACTCAATACTCCATCTACAGGTCTCCTCCTATTATTATCATTTTTGATGATGCTGGTGGGGCTGGGAACCTTGGCCATCCTTGCACTCTGGAGTAACCAAAAGTTAGGTTGGGGCCCAAAAGAAATTGGCTATGTCTATATATTTTGGGGGGTAATGTCTGTCATTGTCCAAACTAAATTGGTTGAACCGTTAACTAAAAGGTTTGGTGAAGCAAATTCACTCTTTGGGGGGCTGGTTGTATTTGGATTTGGGGTATTTTTGATACCCTTCTCCACGAACTTAGCGTTAGTTTTGGGAGCAGTTTCCCTAACAAGCAGTGGCTTTTTTCTTTGTCGGCCTCTATTAAATAGCTTGCTCTCTCAATCTGCCGGAGCGAAGCAGCAAGGTGAGGTTTTGGGATTGGCAGAATCAGTTTCGACTTTGGGAAGGATTATTGGGCCACTCGGCGCTGGGTTTATATTTGGAAGCTTTGGTTCTTATTGGCCGTTTTGGAGTGGAGCAATAATCATGGCGGTAGCAAGTATTTTGGGCTGGCAGGTGGCGACAGCATCAAACTTATCTTCTGCTGTCAGTAAGCAGCGCCAACGCAAAATGAAGAAGCTGTTTGATTTGTTAGATCATAACAAAAATGGGGTGATTGAGCCAATTGATTTTGAGCAGGGCTTTCAGGCAATTGCAGATATTAGGGGTTGGACACTTGACTCTCCAGATTATTCGATAGTTCATTCATTTTGGATTGGATTGCAGAATAAGATGCAAAGTTTAATGGATACTAATGGAGATGGAATAATTACGATGGACGAATGGCTAGAATATATGACTAGCCGTCTAGATCATAATTTTGCCGACTCCTTTACGAAACTAATTGATAGTAATGAAGACGGAGAAAATTCTCTCAAAAAACTGAAAATGTTTTATCAGGGTTACAGAATTGATACAAGCCAAGCAAAAGCAGTTTTTGAACAGTTTGATATTAACCAGGATAAAAATGTCTCCCAAGATGAGATTAGTAAAATATTAGATCAATTCATGTACAGTGATGAATTAGAAGAATCTGTAAACTTGGCTGTAGCTTCTTAG
- a CDS encoding alpha/beta hydrolase family protein — MNTPLSVPEEIYLACRYFLPRILFWQSQWGDLAIALSNFPKSCTDVSTPEFWEHWKSGWSDLGDRYVAQAETCSYKMGQRHLFRSATSCYHWAEFMYFSDSDQKGALRQRVKDCFVKSWDENVRPLNRDKIDWNGVEIPYYLLLPDCVDPHQPLPCVIMSNGLDSVTEVEVITFAEHFVNRGFAAFLFDGPGQGINLGRSPIPVNFEEVVDSIIDTLSADARIDEKRLGFFGVSFGGYIALRVAKHLGNKFKAVVNLSGGPYITPFEKMKRRLKEDFQYAFMQPEKTAMPNLFARLTLDLSGGCETNVLSIHGELDDIFPVSGIQDLDHKWGDRHEAIIYEQEVHVCLNHINQYIVAIVDWMGSQLTL; from the coding sequence ATGAATACGCCATTAAGTGTCCCAGAAGAAATATACCTTGCTTGTCGGTATTTTTTGCCGCGTATTCTGTTTTGGCAATCTCAGTGGGGCGATTTGGCGATCGCTCTTAGTAATTTTCCCAAAAGTTGCACAGATGTAAGTACCCCTGAGTTCTGGGAACACTGGAAGTCGGGTTGGTCGGATCTTGGCGATCGCTATGTTGCACAAGCCGAAACCTGCTCATATAAAATGGGGCAGCGTCACCTCTTTCGCAGTGCCACCAGTTGTTACCACTGGGCGGAGTTTATGTATTTCTCGGATTCCGACCAAAAGGGGGCATTGCGACAGCGCGTTAAGGATTGCTTTGTGAAAAGCTGGGATGAAAATGTCCGTCCCCTCAATAGAGATAAAATTGATTGGAACGGGGTTGAAATTCCCTACTATTTGCTATTACCCGATTGCGTTGACCCCCATCAACCTTTACCCTGTGTAATTATGTCCAACGGTCTTGATTCAGTTACGGAAGTTGAAGTTATTACTTTCGCTGAACATTTTGTAAATCGAGGATTTGCAGCTTTCTTGTTCGACGGCCCAGGGCAAGGAATTAATCTCGGTCGTTCTCCAATTCCGGTAAATTTTGAGGAAGTGGTTGACAGTATTATTGATACATTATCTGCTGATGCACGCATTGATGAAAAGCGGCTGGGTTTCTTCGGAGTCAGCTTTGGTGGCTATATTGCTTTGCGGGTAGCAAAACATTTAGGTAATAAATTCAAAGCAGTTGTTAATCTGTCGGGTGGCCCATATATTACACCGTTTGAAAAAATGAAGCGCCGTCTCAAAGAAGATTTTCAGTATGCGTTCATGCAGCCTGAAAAAACTGCTATGCCTAACCTTTTTGCTCGTCTAACACTGGATCTATCTGGCGGTTGCGAAACAAATGTTTTGTCAATTCACGGTGAACTGGACGATATTTTTCCTGTTAGTGGTATTCAGGATCTAGATCATAAATGGGGCGATCGCCACGAAGCAATTATCTATGAACAAGAAGTTCATGTTTGCCTGAACCACATCAACCAGTACATAGTAGCGATCGTAGATTGGATGGGGTCGCAACTTACTCTTTGA
- a CDS encoding SRPBCC family protein produces the protein MMKNTFHSIVCHAPVEAVYQIISDTAQWPDLFESCVSTEVLEKGDDYQLVRITAQENGREMTWDTHRKFLPQINGVDFYLPIPMPLLTDMQGRWRVVPLDGGGSLLFVERSFTVKEDVTGLVEGVTTSEEAVDFMINFIDRNGGKEMIAIKSIVEEKDHHEDELSFSFESSRVLPFAKADIYTLLANAANWPSLLPHCQAVDMLYDDGSNQEFIMEVGTAYGSERIRSIRRCRRDLLSIEYFQPEPPPVMSRHSGRWMLNSVPGGTEVFARHEFQIEPNACRNLFGEGDIASYKQRLHDALEKNSLATIAACQDYLARKKA, from the coding sequence ATGATGAAAAATACATTTCATTCGATTGTATGCCATGCCCCAGTAGAGGCTGTTTATCAAATTATTTCCGACACCGCCCAATGGCCAGATTTGTTTGAGAGTTGCGTCAGCACAGAAGTTCTGGAAAAAGGTGACGATTATCAACTGGTTCGCATTACTGCCCAGGAAAATGGCAGAGAAATGACATGGGACACGCACCGAAAGTTTTTGCCACAGATCAATGGAGTTGATTTCTACCTACCCATACCCATGCCACTGTTGACTGATATGCAAGGGCGCTGGCGGGTTGTGCCGCTTGATGGTGGAGGAAGCCTGCTGTTTGTTGAACGTAGCTTTACTGTCAAGGAAGACGTGACTGGTTTGGTAGAGGGCGTAACCACATCAGAGGAAGCTGTCGATTTCATGATCAATTTTATTGATCGCAACGGTGGGAAGGAAATGATTGCGATTAAAAGCATAGTGGAAGAAAAAGACCACCACGAGGATGAACTTTCCTTTTCCTTTGAATCCAGTCGCGTTCTGCCCTTTGCCAAGGCAGATATTTACACTCTTTTGGCTAATGCTGCCAACTGGCCTTCGCTACTTCCCCATTGTCAGGCTGTGGATATGCTTTACGATGACGGCAGCAATCAGGAATTCATTATGGAGGTAGGAACGGCGTATGGTAGTGAGCGCATTCGCAGCATCCGTCGGTGTCGCCGAGATCTCCTGAGCATTGAGTATTTTCAGCCAGAACCGCCTCCAGTGATGAGTAGACATAGCGGCCGTTGGATGCTTAACAGTGTACCTGGTGGAACGGAGGTTTTTGCCCGTCACGAGTTCCAGATCGAGCCGAATGCCTGCCGCAATTTATTCGGAGAGGGTGACATAGCATCTTATAAGCAAAGGCTTCATGATGCTCTGGAGAAAAACTCTCTAGCCACCATTGCCGCTTGTCAGGATTATTTAGCTAGGAAGAAAGCATAA
- a CDS encoding aromatase/cyclase — MKATIHSILCHAPTNTVYGIISNSARWPDIFEPCINVEPLEKKDGYEIIRVTAEVNNVEMQWVSHRVLNEEIYGIDFETNPPLPLLKSMQGRWRVVPMEEGGCLLFLEHNFQVKDDVTGLVEGVTTPDQAVDFMLQALHRNSTKELNSIKKLAES, encoded by the coding sequence GTGAAGGCAACAATACATTCTATTCTCTGCCACGCTCCAACTAATACTGTCTATGGAATCATTTCCAATAGCGCGCGATGGCCTGACATTTTTGAACCATGTATTAATGTAGAACCCCTGGAAAAAAAGGATGGCTATGAAATTATTCGCGTTACAGCAGAAGTGAACAATGTGGAGATGCAGTGGGTTTCCCATCGGGTTTTAAATGAGGAAATTTATGGCATTGACTTTGAAACAAACCCTCCATTACCTCTGCTCAAATCTATGCAAGGTCGCTGGCGGGTAGTGCCGATGGAAGAAGGGGGATGCCTACTTTTCCTGGAACACAATTTTCAGGTAAAGGACGACGTAACAGGTTTAGTGGAGGGTGTTACCACACCTGATCAGGCGGTTGACTTTATGCTGCAAGCACTCCACCGCAACAGCACCAAGGAACTGAATTCCATCAAAAAATTAGCAGAATCATGA
- a CDS encoding class I adenylate-forming enzyme family protein, whose amino-acid sequence MKKPAFVTPQQTYSYQDVRDRVAATINFLRTKGLIAGQRVLMIADNDQYAVFFFLAASAISIQVLIPYNLKEAALIEWINIIKTAKPNHIIYLKKTNQALFEKLQVSGVNMIEINRLQIETIDKAATNSIVATPTLVEKFLVLFTSGTTGNPKAISLQEKLIAQRILKVSTTLKFHSDAHIMMSGLMNNTTGIIFSLGALAHNATLFFPDSPNVADWAPQIQQRRLTHIMLRPVFMKDFLEDSRTVKADLSSLQVIAYGAAPLPIKVLEEGRRLIPCEWIQGYGLSETFGPFCWLLEEDHQVKRYAQYVHCIGRPDDSVDVAVFDANDNELPANEIGEIVVRSSGMMSGYCNFEKNTIESVNEWFHTGDFGMFSSEGYLVLKGREIETILTPNGHKIYPSEIENLLYQIPGVEEAVLVAWSSSEAAVKDPVVCIYCRQDFQNDPVALTNALSDSFLNTLSPEKWPIFLYISPEPLPKNQNGKIVKRDILPLIQAEKVIKFSTI is encoded by the coding sequence TTGAAAAAGCCTGCTTTCGTTACTCCGCAGCAGACATACAGCTATCAGGATGTACGCGATCGCGTTGCAGCAACGATCAATTTTTTGCGTACCAAAGGTTTGATAGCTGGACAGCGCGTTTTAATGATTGCAGATAACGATCAATATGCAGTTTTCTTTTTTCTTGCTGCTAGCGCGATCAGCATTCAAGTTTTGATTCCATACAATCTCAAAGAAGCTGCTTTAATCGAATGGATTAATATCATCAAAACTGCTAAACCCAATCATATTATTTACCTAAAAAAAACGAATCAGGCACTTTTTGAAAAACTTCAAGTGTCTGGCGTTAATATGATCGAAATTAACCGACTTCAAATCGAGACAATAGATAAAGCTGCTACTAATAGCATCGTTGCAACTCCTACTTTAGTTGAGAAATTTCTAGTTTTATTTACTAGCGGAACTACAGGTAATCCGAAAGCTATCAGTCTTCAGGAAAAACTGATTGCCCAACGTATTTTGAAGGTATCGACAACACTAAAGTTTCACTCTGACGCACACATAATGATGTCAGGGCTGATGAACAATACCACTGGAATAATTTTTTCATTGGGTGCATTGGCACACAACGCTACTCTATTTTTTCCAGACAGTCCTAATGTTGCAGATTGGGCACCACAGATACAACAGCGCCGCTTAACTCATATTATGCTGCGTCCAGTCTTTATGAAAGATTTTCTTGAGGATTCACGCACAGTCAAAGCAGATTTGAGTAGCCTACAAGTCATTGCTTATGGCGCTGCACCCTTGCCTATAAAAGTCTTAGAAGAAGGGCGAAGACTTATTCCTTGTGAATGGATTCAGGGCTATGGTTTGAGTGAAACTTTCGGGCCTTTCTGCTGGCTACTAGAAGAGGATCATCAAGTAAAACGCTACGCCCAATATGTCCATTGTATTGGACGACCAGATGATTCAGTTGATGTCGCTGTTTTTGATGCTAATGACAATGAATTGCCTGCCAACGAAATTGGTGAAATTGTAGTGCGTAGTTCAGGGATGATGTCCGGTTATTGCAACTTTGAAAAAAATACTATTGAGTCCGTTAATGAATGGTTCCACACGGGGGACTTTGGGATGTTTTCTAGTGAGGGTTATCTTGTACTCAAAGGAAGAGAAATTGAGACCATTCTGACACCAAACGGTCACAAAATTTATCCCAGCGAAATCGAGAATCTTCTCTACCAAATTCCAGGTGTTGAGGAGGCAGTGCTTGTTGCTTGGTCATCCTCTGAAGCAGCAGTCAAAGATCCCGTTGTTTGCATTTATTGTAGGCAGGACTTTCAAAACGATCCAGTCGCTCTAACAAATGCTTTATCTGATAGCTTCCTAAATACTCTCAGTCCTGAAAAATGGCCAATTTTTCTTTATATCTCGCCTGAGCCTTTGCCAAAAAACCAGAACGGCAAAATTGTGAAGCGGGATATTCTTCCCTTAATTCAAGCTGAAAAAGTGATCAAATTTTCTACAATTTAA
- a CDS encoding class I SAM-dependent methyltransferase, protein MFESEDLIKMRAKLAGEAGAAYSQARKNDVQVMYKYLNPQPGEHILGFWEGNGFFCKFIAEAVGSQGKYLVSDPSAYLLDRLKSRFPMPQVEILVSSSEDLDLPAESLDKAWSFATFHDALSQTQVVANIYKALKPGGLLFIGDVFQGSSASRYFDSIVSKYREGGHEAKFLSEEFADSLCFVSGFKSEKVRVVELLQKWYFPSENDIAIFLYKILAMNLFPGDEPEKIEQTRQGLKDFFEIEYNDGMYELNWPMKAIIAEK, encoded by the coding sequence ATGTTTGAATCTGAAGATCTGATTAAGATGCGAGCAAAACTGGCTGGGGAAGCTGGTGCTGCATATTCTCAAGCAAGAAAAAATGACGTTCAAGTAATGTATAAATACTTAAATCCCCAGCCAGGAGAACACATTTTAGGATTTTGGGAAGGAAATGGCTTCTTTTGTAAATTTATTGCCGAAGCAGTTGGTTCACAAGGAAAGTATCTTGTTAGCGACCCTTCAGCCTACCTACTAGATCGTCTCAAGTCTAGATTTCCGATGCCGCAAGTTGAAATTTTAGTCAGTAGTTCTGAGGATTTAGACCTCCCTGCTGAATCTTTAGATAAAGCTTGGAGTTTTGCAACGTTTCATGATGCCTTAAGTCAAACACAAGTAGTTGCTAATATTTACAAGGCATTAAAACCAGGCGGGTTATTATTCATAGGTGACGTTTTTCAAGGAAGTTCAGCATCTAGATATTTTGACTCCATAGTGAGTAAATATCGTGAAGGCGGACATGAAGCAAAATTTTTATCGGAAGAATTTGCTGATTCTTTATGTTTTGTTAGTGGATTCAAAAGTGAAAAAGTTCGCGTAGTAGAATTACTCCAGAAATGGTATTTCCCGTCAGAAAACGATATTGCAATATTTCTTTATAAAATTTTGGCGATGAACTTATTCCCTGGAGATGAACCAGAAAAAATAGAACAAACTCGTCAAGGGCTTAAAGATTTTTTTGAAATAGAATACAACGATGGAATGTACGAATTGAACTGGCCAATGAAAGCCATTATTGCCGAAAAATAA
- a CDS encoding FAD-dependent oxidoreductase has product MSQAREERITTNKEAIIPDTILDVQETSCCIVGGGPTGIVLALILARQGIQVTLLEAHKTFERDFRGDLIQAGAMEIMDELGLTEQLLAQVPHSKTSQMEFSLCGQTVSFANFSKLKTRHPYITIIPQVKLIEFLTESAKRYPNFQLIAGANVQQLIEKNGIITGVRYRRSGGWHEVRSQLTVAADGRFSPVRKLAGMELIETAAPMDLLWFRLPRHSNEPEGLRVRYGSKRVLVTYNTSDGNWQIAAVIPKGNYRQMQTEGIEALQQSIVEVVPEFGDRVHHLKDWKQTSLLSVQMGRLSQWYRPGLLLLGDAAHVMSPLGGVGITYAIQDAVTAANVLSEPLKRGEVELNHLAAVQRQREFAIKVIQGFQSFTQKRITAKAMQADNSLKLPIYLRLPLLSDLRARLFAFGAFPPHIKVKFSL; this is encoded by the coding sequence ATGTCTCAAGCAAGAGAAGAAAGGATCACAACTAACAAAGAAGCCATAATTCCCGATACTATTCTCGACGTGCAAGAAACAAGCTGCTGTATCGTTGGGGGTGGGCCTACAGGAATAGTTTTGGCGCTGATTTTAGCGCGTCAAGGTATTCAGGTGACGCTGCTTGAGGCGCATAAAACATTTGAGCGCGATTTCCGGGGCGATCTGATTCAAGCTGGGGCAATGGAAATTATGGACGAACTAGGTTTGACGGAGCAGTTGCTCGCACAGGTTCCCCATTCCAAAACCAGCCAAATGGAATTTAGCCTTTGCGGTCAAACTGTTTCTTTTGCAAACTTCAGCAAATTGAAAACTCGGCATCCCTACATCACCATTATCCCACAGGTTAAGTTGATTGAGTTTCTCACAGAGTCCGCGAAACGCTATCCAAACTTTCAGTTAATTGCGGGTGCAAACGTACAACAACTAATTGAAAAAAACGGAATTATTACAGGTGTGCGCTATCGGCGGAGTGGTGGCTGGCATGAAGTGCGATCGCAATTAACAGTAGCAGCCGATGGACGCTTCTCCCCAGTTCGTAAATTAGCAGGTATGGAACTGATTGAGACCGCAGCACCAATGGATCTCCTTTGGTTTCGTCTGCCCAGACATTCCAATGAGCCAGAGGGTTTGAGGGTGCGCTATGGTAGCAAGCGTGTTTTGGTTACATACAACACATCTGATGGAAATTGGCAGATTGCTGCCGTTATTCCCAAGGGAAACTACCGCCAGATGCAAACTGAAGGAATAGAAGCGTTACAACAGTCTATCGTCGAAGTTGTTCCAGAATTTGGCGATCGCGTACACCATTTAAAAGATTGGAAGCAGACATCACTCCTCTCAGTCCAAATGGGCAGGCTCTCCCAATGGTATCGCCCTGGTTTGCTTTTACTGGGTGACGCAGCCCATGTTATGTCCCCTCTAGGTGGGGTTGGCATCACCTATGCAATTCAGGATGCTGTGACGGCGGCAAACGTCCTGAGTGAACCGCTCAAGCGTGGTGAAGTTGAGCTAAACCATCTAGCAGCCGTACAGCGTCAGCGCGAGTTTGCAATCAAAGTCATCCAAGGATTTCAGTCTTTTACGCAGAAGCGGATTACCGCTAAAGCAATGCAAGCAGATAACTCCTTGAAACTGCCCATATATTTGCGTTTGCCACTGTTGAGTGACCTTCGGGCGCGACTGTTTGCATTTGGCGCTTTTCCACCTCATATTAAGGTCAAATTCAGCTTGTAG
- a CDS encoding EF-hand domain-containing protein has protein sequence MLTEFQKRKLNLRFYMVDISKDGIVELADFEQQGQKVAELMGIQPGSTEYDKIISANIGIWQTYWKGADADGDNKITVDEYLKFAEYTITAKVDEKNKLDQVKALFDAVDLDGSGEIELKEYTIYLKAVGKSEEDAKVAFSKLDADGDGKLSRDEFALAMIEYHRGNDPQAPGNWFFGSY, from the coding sequence ATGTTGACTGAATTTCAGAAGAGAAAGCTCAACTTGCGTTTTTATATGGTTGACATTTCCAAAGATGGAATCGTAGAACTAGCCGACTTTGAACAGCAAGGTCAAAAGGTTGCTGAACTGATGGGGATTCAACCAGGTTCGACAGAGTATGATAAAATAATTTCCGCCAATATTGGTATATGGCAAACTTATTGGAAAGGCGCTGATGCAGACGGCGATAATAAAATCACCGTAGATGAATACCTGAAGTTTGCTGAGTATACAATTACGGCAAAGGTAGATGAAAAAAACAAGTTGGATCAGGTTAAAGCCCTTTTTGATGCTGTCGATCTAGATGGAAGTGGAGAGATTGAATTAAAAGAGTACACAATCTATTTGAAGGCGGTAGGCAAATCGGAAGAAGACGCTAAAGTTGCTTTTTCCAAACTCGATGCGGATGGGGATGGAAAACTTTCCCGAGATGAATTTGCCCTTGCCATGATCGAGTATCACAGAGGTAACGATCCACAAGCACCCGGTAACTGGTTTTTCGGTTCATATTGA
- a CDS encoding AtaL-like protein, translated as MPQSTFSIPVNASLTTLWKILLEKLENPKSYIADVEDVKFFEKNENGMLREIKVRGKIVKERITINEQAREIKSTLVDHPLFSGDIFNKIDLPAQNSSNHLILTFSRDWYPLNEEAKKVDEAELAAHMEQVLLHTKNLAEQHEGNQ; from the coding sequence ATGCCTCAAAGCACATTTAGTATTCCAGTAAACGCTTCTTTAACAACTCTTTGGAAAATTTTGTTAGAAAAACTGGAAAATCCTAAAAGTTATATCGCGGATGTTGAAGATGTGAAGTTTTTTGAAAAAAATGAGAATGGGATGTTAAGGGAAATAAAAGTTCGTGGTAAGATTGTAAAAGAAAGAATCACTATCAACGAGCAAGCCAGAGAAATAAAATCAACTTTAGTGGATCATCCTCTGTTTTCTGGAGATATTTTTAACAAGATAGATCTGCCTGCTCAAAACTCCAGCAATCACTTAATTCTTACTTTTAGCAGAGACTGGTATCCTTTGAATGAGGAAGCCAAAAAGGTTGATGAAGCAGAACTTGCCGCACATATGGAGCAGGTTTTGCTTCACACCAAAAATTTGGCAGAACAGCACGAGGGAAATCAATAA
- a CDS encoding NAD(P)-dependent oxidoreductase, translating into MKVAFIGLGNMGKEMAPHILQAGHELTVYNRTRSATDGLQQLGARVADSPADAVHEAEVLLTIVADDAAVKDVIFGTTELPGAIEQLAKDAIHVSMSTISVALSQQLESAHKAAGQAYLSAPVLGRPVTARAAKLWVLSAGESKLIERCRPLFEAMGQGVFVVGDQPHLANLVKVTGNFTIASVLETLSEAFVLMQKSGISPLKFLEIINTAVFNSPVYDVLGKMIAEEQYEPAEFKLRLGLKDVRLVLEAAESAAVPLPLASLVRDHFLSGMARGDGEIDWSAIGRVNASNAGL; encoded by the coding sequence ATGAAAGTTGCATTTATCGGGCTTGGCAATATGGGCAAGGAGATGGCACCACATATCCTGCAAGCAGGCCACGAGTTAACCGTTTACAACCGTACTCGCAGCGCCACTGATGGGCTGCAACAATTAGGCGCACGGGTAGCCGATTCGCCTGCCGATGCAGTGCATGAAGCTGAAGTGTTGCTCACCATAGTAGCCGATGATGCTGCGGTCAAAGACGTAATCTTTGGTACAACAGAACTTCCCGGTGCAATTGAGCAGCTTGCTAAGGATGCTATACACGTCTCTATGAGTACGATTAGTGTAGCATTATCCCAACAGCTAGAATCAGCACACAAAGCAGCAGGACAAGCCTACTTATCTGCCCCTGTCTTGGGCCGACCAGTAACAGCACGCGCGGCGAAATTATGGGTTTTGAGTGCAGGTGAATCAAAGCTAATTGAACGCTGCCGTCCTTTGTTTGAAGCGATGGGTCAGGGTGTGTTTGTAGTAGGGGACCAGCCTCACTTGGCAAATCTTGTTAAGGTAACGGGGAACTTTACGATCGCCTCAGTTTTGGAGACTTTGAGCGAAGCTTTTGTACTGATGCAAAAGTCGGGCATATCTCCCCTAAAATTTCTGGAGATTATCAATACCGCAGTTTTCAACTCCCCTGTATACGATGTTTTAGGAAAAATGATTGCCGAAGAGCAGTATGAACCAGCTGAATTCAAACTGCGATTAGGACTCAAGGATGTGCGATTAGTCCTCGAAGCTGCGGAAAGTGCTGCTGTACCCCTACCACTAGCTAGTCTAGTGCGCGATCACTTCCTTTCAGGGATGGCGCGGGGTGATGGTGAGATCGACTGGTCAGCGATAGGGCGGGTTAATGCTTCAAATGCTGGCTTGTAG
- a CDS encoding methyltransferase gives MSKQNNTQSSQTLPPRLALWPMISAYYVPQMIYVAAKLGIADMLKDGVKNCDELATATGTNAPALYRLMRALASVGIFAEKEEGYFDLTPVAVYLQSDIPDSIRWAAIMFAEEQYKVWGELLYSIKTGASAFDHVYGMDLYQYLAQNPEQGEIFHKAMTSIAITREDTAIATDYDFSSIKTLVDIGGGRGSTIAEILKANPTMKGILFDCAPALESAKELIEAAGVLQRCEFTVGDFFDAVPSGCDAYILKRILHDWDDERAITILKNCHRAMAKKGKILVVERLIPLGNEPFAGKLIDLDMLVMTGGIERTEKQCRSLFEAAGFQVTKIGSIQSDMSLIEGVPV, from the coding sequence ATGTCTAAACAAAATAATACTCAATCCTCTCAAACTCTGCCGCCACGGTTAGCACTATGGCCAATGATCAGTGCCTACTATGTGCCGCAAATGATTTATGTGGCAGCGAAGCTCGGTATCGCCGATATGTTAAAAGATGGTGTTAAAAATTGCGATGAATTGGCAACAGCAACTGGAACCAACGCGCCAGCACTCTATCGCCTTATGCGCGCGCTGGCAAGTGTAGGGATTTTTGCTGAAAAAGAAGAAGGTTATTTTGATTTAACGCCAGTTGCTGTTTATCTCCAGAGCGATATTCCTGATTCGATACGTTGGGCAGCAATTATGTTTGCAGAGGAACAATATAAAGTTTGGGGAGAACTCCTGTACTCCATCAAAACAGGAGCAAGTGCTTTCGATCACGTGTACGGCATGGATCTGTACCAGTATCTAGCCCAAAACCCAGAACAGGGTGAGATTTTTCACAAGGCAATGACGAGTATTGCGATTACAAGAGAAGATACGGCGATCGCAACTGATTACGACTTTTCGTCCATTAAGACATTAGTGGATATAGGAGGTGGGCGCGGAAGTACGATCGCTGAAATTCTCAAGGCTAACCCAACAATGAAAGGAATTCTTTTCGATTGCGCCCCAGCCCTAGAAAGTGCCAAGGAATTGATAGAGGCAGCAGGAGTTTTGCAACGCTGCGAATTCACAGTTGGAGATTTCTTTGATGCCGTGCCTAGTGGATGCGATGCTTACATTCTCAAGCGTATTTTACACGATTGGGATGATGAACGAGCCATTACTATCCTCAAAAACTGTCACCGCGCTATGGCAAAAAAAGGCAAGATTTTGGTAGTTGAGCGGTTGATTCCCCTCGGTAATGAACCATTCGCGGGCAAATTGATCGATCTGGATATGCTGGTAATGACTGGAGGCATTGAACGGACTGAAAAGCAATGTCGTTCGCTGTTTGAGGCGGCTGGCTTCCAGGTGACAAAAATCGGATCAATACAATCTGATATGAGTTTAATTGAGGGCGTTCCGGTCTAG